The proteins below are encoded in one region of Nitrospira sp.:
- a CDS encoding hypothetical protein (possible pseudo, internal stop codon), translated as MIPATTRRVEQHTDDVINERIRRQTERNLSYFASKGRDGLDQRLMELDREWDMERALEANAATIVLPGLGLGALVDRRFFVLPAALAGFLLKRAVQG; from the coding sequence ATGATTCCCGCGACCACGCGCCGGGTTGAGCAACATACGGATGACGTCATCAACGAACGGATCCGGCGTCAAACCGAACGCAATCTGTCCTATTTTGCGAGCAAAGGACGTGACGGGCTCGATCAACGACTGATGGAATTGGATCGGGAATGGGACATGGAACGGGCATTAGAGGCGAACGCGGCCACCATCGTCCTGCCCGGGCTTGGACTCGGGGCACTGGTCGACCGCCGATTCTTCGTGCTACCGGCGGCCTTGGCCGGTTTTCTGTTGAAGCGTGCAGTTCAGGGATGA
- a CDS encoding methyltransferase/methylase — translation MTLGEIMREYGLLQRPAMDFLDLLVSVNLLGREGDGKDARYRNTEDTATFLDRSKPTYIGGIIEVWDKRNYRFWSDITEAFKTGKAQNETKHAGTPFFQTLYAEPARLEAFMNAMHGSSVRNFETFARVFPFNRYRTMTDVGGADALLSRLVAAEHPHLRCTSFDLPIVKDIASRKIAAAGLADRITAVAGDFFADPLPRADIITMGMILHDWNLERKKLLIKKAYDALPESGAFVAIEALIDDARRTNTFGLFMSLTMLMEFGDAFDFTGAEFTEWCREAGFTRFEIIPLEGPSSVAVAYK, via the coding sequence ATGACGCTCGGCGAGATCATGCGTGAATACGGTCTCTTGCAGCGGCCGGCGATGGATTTCCTCGACCTGCTGGTCTCCGTCAACCTGCTCGGTCGGGAGGGCGATGGGAAGGATGCGCGCTACCGCAACACCGAGGATACTGCGACGTTCCTCGACCGCAGCAAGCCCACCTACATCGGCGGGATCATCGAAGTCTGGGATAAGCGTAACTATCGATTCTGGTCGGACATCACCGAGGCATTCAAGACCGGAAAGGCACAAAACGAAACAAAGCATGCCGGCACTCCGTTCTTCCAGACGCTTTATGCCGAGCCGGCCCGTCTCGAAGCGTTCATGAATGCGATGCACGGATCGTCCGTCCGCAACTTCGAGACGTTCGCTCGGGTCTTTCCCTTCAACCGATACCGCACCATGACCGATGTCGGAGGAGCGGACGCGCTCCTGTCACGACTCGTCGCGGCCGAGCACCCGCACCTACGCTGCACAAGCTTCGACTTGCCGATCGTGAAGGACATCGCGAGCCGAAAAATCGCGGCGGCCGGCCTCGCCGACCGGATCACGGCCGTCGCGGGCGATTTCTTCGCCGACCCGCTCCCGCGGGCGGACATCATCACCATGGGCATGATCCTCCACGACTGGAACCTGGAGCGGAAGAAGCTCCTCATCAAGAAGGCCTACGACGCGCTGCCGGAGAGCGGGGCGTTTGTGGCGATCGAGGCGCTGATCGACGACGCACGCAGGACGAACACCTTTGGCCTGTTCATGTCGCTCACCATGCTCATGGAGTTCGGCGACGCCTTCGACTTCACGGGAGCGGAGTTCACTGAGTGGTGCCGTGAGGCGGGATTCACACGCTTCGAGATCATTCCGCTGGAAGGGCCGTCGAGCGTCGCCGTCGCGTACAAGTAA
- a CDS encoding amidase, producing the protein MRGLPEYTIAELQAAFERGEQTAAGLTDAYLKRIAAIDSAGPTLSSVIEVNPDAMTIAEELDRERRERGARGPLHGVPILVKDSIDTGDKMMTTAGSLALEGNIAPRDAFVVEQLRKAGAVILGKTNMSEWGYMRSTRASSGWSSRGGQVLNPYVLDRSPLGSSSGSAVAVAANLCVAAIGAEVDGSIVRPASSNSIVGLKPTVGLVSRAGVIGVAAPQDTAGPMTRCVADLATVLTVLTGVDARDPITRESVGKTARDYRDFLDPSALKGARLGVARECFWPHEGTDAVIREAIAQLKALGAEIVDPVRASELPFFGDLELELFRYGVKASLNAYLADHPRAKVRTLEELIQFNADHAAQVMPYFKQEFFEAAQTKGDLTSEAYLKVKAELRRLGRTDGIDKALATHRLDAIIAPTEGTPPFVIDPIVGDNLKGGGCSTPPAVAGYPHISVPAGYVHGLPVGLSFFAGPYQDGKLIAYAYAFEQATRVRRPPAYVPSLNAETFVH; encoded by the coding sequence ATGCGTGGGTTGCCCGAATACACCATTGCAGAGCTGCAGGCCGCATTCGAGCGAGGCGAGCAGACTGCGGCGGGGCTGACCGATGCCTACTTGAAGCGGATCGCCGCCATCGATTCGGCGGGTCCTACGCTGTCCTCGGTGATCGAGGTGAATCCCGATGCCATGACGATTGCGGAAGAACTCGACCGGGAGCGGCGGGAACGGGGAGCCCGAGGTCCGCTTCACGGCGTTCCCATCCTGGTGAAGGACAGTATTGACACGGGCGACAAGATGATGACGACGGCGGGTTCCTTGGCGCTCGAAGGGAACATCGCGCCGCGAGATGCTTTTGTGGTGGAGCAACTGAGGAAGGCGGGGGCGGTGATCCTCGGGAAGACCAACATGAGCGAGTGGGGCTACATGCGGTCAACCCGTGCCAGCAGCGGATGGAGCAGCCGAGGCGGACAAGTCCTCAACCCCTACGTGTTGGATCGTAGCCCGCTTGGGTCCAGTTCAGGGTCCGCCGTGGCCGTAGCGGCCAATCTCTGTGTCGCGGCGATCGGCGCCGAAGTGGACGGGTCGATTGTTCGACCGGCATCGAGTAACAGCATTGTCGGGTTGAAACCAACGGTCGGGTTGGTGAGTCGCGCGGGTGTGATCGGCGTCGCCGCTCCCCAGGACACCGCCGGTCCCATGACCCGCTGCGTGGCCGATCTCGCGACGGTCCTGACCGTATTGACCGGCGTCGATGCGCGCGATCCCATCACGCGGGAGAGTGTTGGAAAAACCGCTCGGGACTATCGTGACTTCCTGGACCCGTCGGCGCTGAAAGGAGCCCGGTTGGGCGTGGCTCGTGAATGTTTTTGGCCGCACGAGGGCACCGACGCGGTGATACGGGAGGCCATCGCGCAGCTCAAAGCCCTCGGTGCGGAGATCGTCGATCCGGTTCGGGCCAGCGAGTTGCCGTTTTTTGGCGACTTGGAACTCGAACTCTTTCGCTACGGGGTGAAAGCCAGCCTGAACGCGTATCTGGCCGACCATCCGCGAGCCAAGGTGCGGACCCTGGAAGAACTGATTCAGTTCAACGCCGACCATGCCGCGCAGGTCATGCCCTATTTCAAACAAGAGTTCTTTGAGGCGGCGCAGACCAAAGGAGACCTCACCAGCGAGGCATATCTCAAGGTGAAAGCGGAGCTTCGCCGGCTGGGCCGTACGGATGGCATCGACAAGGCGCTCGCCACCCATCGACTGGACGCGATCATCGCGCCGACCGAGGGCACGCCCCCCTTTGTGATCGATCCGATCGTCGGCGACAACCTCAAGGGCGGAGGGTGTTCCACGCCTCCTGCCGTCGCGGGTTACCCGCACATTTCGGTGCCGGCGGGATATGTGCACGGCCTTCCGGTCGGGTTGTCGTTTTTTGCGGGTCCGTATCAGGACGGCAAGCTCATCGCCTATGCCTATGCGTTCGAGCAGGCGACGCGTGTGCGTCGTCCGCCGGCGTATGTCCCGAGCCTCAATGCGGAGACCTTCGTTCACTAG
- a CDS encoding luciferase encodes MRFGVYAETQCPPDKTHYDLTWEIMRQIVHADEAGFDSYSLIEHHFYPKFGISANPLAMFAAAAQLTKRIRFRTLCHTLPLHNPLVLAGAIAEADLLTQGRLECGLGRGHAWLFPSAGIPFEESRPRYEEALDLLTLAWTQEKFSYTGQYYNVEDVTVVPKPIQKPYPKLYMVGTSESSFVAAGKRGLGVAAGGPVPYSKWAPGIDAYKKTCQEGGHTPDISFIRLVYLDEDPLQIKKEVDQYVHNFLDYNASAIDSLAGRKDELNATGYGFYASGAMEQIRLLTYDQCVKEELCLLGTPEQVTAQIKRLAQQIGGLAEMIIITNFGGIEHWKAIKTQQLFAQHVMPALRSL; translated from the coding sequence ATGCGTTTTGGTGTCTATGCAGAAACACAATGTCCACCGGATAAGACTCACTATGACTTGACGTGGGAGATCATGCGGCAAATCGTTCACGCAGATGAAGCGGGATTCGATTCGTATTCCTTAATAGAGCACCACTTTTATCCCAAGTTCGGGATTTCGGCGAATCCGCTCGCCATGTTTGCGGCAGCCGCGCAACTAACCAAACGGATTCGCTTCCGCACATTGTGCCACACGCTTCCGTTGCACAACCCGTTGGTGCTGGCAGGCGCAATTGCAGAGGCGGACCTCCTCACGCAGGGACGCCTCGAATGTGGGCTTGGCCGCGGACACGCCTGGCTGTTCCCCTCGGCTGGTATCCCGTTTGAAGAAAGTCGCCCTCGATACGAGGAGGCATTGGATCTCCTCACCCTGGCTTGGACGCAGGAGAAATTCTCCTACACAGGTCAATACTATAACGTCGAGGACGTGACGGTTGTGCCTAAACCGATTCAGAAGCCGTATCCGAAGCTCTACATGGTTGGCACGAGTGAGTCCAGTTTCGTGGCTGCTGGAAAACGAGGTCTCGGTGTTGCTGCAGGCGGACCAGTGCCGTACTCCAAGTGGGCACCGGGGATCGACGCGTATAAGAAGACGTGTCAAGAAGGGGGCCACACGCCCGACATCAGCTTCATTCGGCTCGTCTATTTGGATGAAGATCCGCTTCAAATTAAGAAAGAGGTGGATCAGTACGTCCATAATTTCCTGGACTACAATGCATCGGCCATTGATTCATTGGCCGGCCGAAAGGATGAATTGAATGCCACAGGCTACGGTTTTTACGCCAGCGGCGCCATGGAGCAGATTCGCCTGCTTACGTACGACCAGTGTGTGAAAGAAGAGTTGTGCTTGCTCGGCACACCGGAGCAGGTCACTGCGCAAATTAAGCGGTTGGCCCAACAGATTGGAGGGCTTGCCGAAATGATCATCATCACGAACTTCGGCGGGATCGAGCACTGGAAAGCCATTAAGACCCAACAACTCTTCGCCCAACACGTGATGCCAGCCTTGCGCTCTCTCTAG
- a CDS encoding hydrolase, whose translation MMKQPRVDSHQHFWRLERGDYHWLTKDLATICRDFEPADLRPHLEHAGVKKTILVQAAESEAETDYLLSLAENTDFIAGVVGWVDMENPRTPPRLQSLSRNMYLRGVRPMIPNLANPEWMLSKTLEPAFHTLIELDLSFDALVFPHHLKHLLTLLQRHPRLRTVIDHGAKPNIASGHTAEWTDDIAAIASETQSYCKVSGLVTEAGDFADVDGLSPYVQHLHQQFGAERLMWGSDWPVVNLSMDYSAWDRLSQQLLKPLPDAERQHILADTATRFYRL comes from the coding sequence ATGATGAAGCAGCCGCGTGTCGATAGCCACCAACATTTCTGGAGACTCGAGCGAGGGGACTACCATTGGTTGACGAAGGACCTGGCGACCATTTGCCGAGATTTTGAGCCCGCTGACCTTCGACCCCACCTCGAACATGCCGGCGTCAAAAAAACTATACTCGTACAGGCGGCGGAATCAGAGGCAGAGACCGACTATCTGTTATCGCTGGCTGAGAACACCGATTTTATTGCCGGTGTCGTGGGGTGGGTGGATATGGAAAATCCTAGGACACCTCCACGGCTCCAATCACTGTCCCGCAACATGTATTTGAGAGGTGTTCGGCCAATGATTCCCAATCTGGCCAATCCAGAGTGGATGCTATCGAAGACGCTTGAACCGGCCTTCCATACCCTCATCGAGCTCGACTTGAGCTTCGACGCGCTGGTATTCCCACATCATTTGAAACATTTGCTGACATTACTCCAACGCCATCCTCGACTCCGCACGGTCATCGACCACGGCGCAAAGCCGAACATTGCGTCAGGGCACACAGCGGAGTGGACGGACGACATTGCGGCCATTGCCTCAGAAACGCAGAGTTATTGCAAAGTATCCGGACTCGTCACGGAGGCCGGCGATTTCGCAGACGTCGACGGTCTGTCGCCTTATGTTCAACATCTTCATCAGCAATTTGGCGCAGAACGCTTAATGTGGGGAAGTGACTGGCCAGTCGTGAATCTGTCAATGGATTACTCCGCGTGGGACCGCTTATCACAGCAGCTTCTCAAGCCGCTGCCAGACGCCGAACGTCAGCACATTCTAGCCGACACGGCCACCCGTTTTTATCGGCTTTAG